One stretch of Methylopila sp. 73B DNA includes these proteins:
- a CDS encoding alpha/beta hydrolase, with the protein MTPLLTIDPAAFVPDAAPEGTVALNERLMAQAAGAPDTWSIGPAAVRERRKLGLSPFIGEPKSARAEIMTIPGPGGPLQLRVIAAPAQATGVYLHIHGGGWTFGSADQDDPRLDRFAANLGLACVSVEYRLAPENPYPAAPDDCEAAALWLIREAKQRFGVERLLIGGESAGAHLAVVTLLRLRDQHGLTPFSRANLTAGCFDLGLTPSARSFQPKGLVLGARDLRMFVAQYLQGGEDRQAPDVSPLYGDLAKLPPTIFTVGGRDPLVDDTLFMAARWAAAGNQAELAVWPGSPHVHIALPDPQAEPALERIEAFLEG; encoded by the coding sequence ATGACGCCTCTTCTGACGATCGACCCCGCCGCCTTCGTGCCCGACGCGGCTCCCGAGGGGACCGTCGCCCTGAACGAGCGCCTGATGGCGCAGGCGGCCGGCGCGCCGGACACGTGGTCGATCGGCCCCGCTGCGGTGCGCGAGCGGCGCAAGCTGGGGCTTAGCCCCTTCATCGGGGAGCCGAAGTCGGCGCGGGCCGAAATCATGACGATCCCTGGCCCGGGCGGTCCGCTGCAGCTCAGGGTGATCGCGGCCCCGGCGCAGGCGACCGGCGTCTATCTTCACATCCACGGCGGCGGCTGGACCTTCGGCTCCGCGGATCAGGACGATCCGCGGCTCGATCGCTTCGCCGCCAACCTCGGCCTCGCCTGCGTCTCGGTGGAGTACCGGCTCGCGCCCGAGAACCCCTACCCCGCCGCTCCCGACGACTGCGAGGCGGCGGCGCTGTGGCTGATCCGCGAGGCGAAGCAACGGTTCGGCGTGGAGCGGCTGCTGATCGGCGGCGAATCGGCCGGCGCGCATCTCGCGGTCGTCACCCTGCTGCGGCTGCGCGACCAACATGGACTGACGCCGTTTTCCCGCGCGAACCTCACCGCCGGCTGCTTCGACCTCGGTCTCACGCCGAGCGCCCGCAGCTTCCAGCCGAAGGGCCTCGTGCTCGGCGCGCGCGACCTCAGGATGTTCGTCGCGCAGTACCTGCAGGGCGGCGAGGACCGTCAGGCTCCTGACGTCTCTCCGCTCTACGGCGACCTCGCCAAACTGCCGCCCACGATCTTCACCGTGGGCGGGCGCGACCCGCTGGTGGACGACACGCTGTTCATGGCCGCGCGCTGGGCCGCGGCGGGCAACCAAGCGGAACTCGCGGTCTGGCCCGGCTCTCCGCACGTTCACATTGCGCTGCCCGACCCGCAGGCCGAGCCGGCGCTGGAACGCATCGAGGCGTTTTTGGAAGGGTGA
- a CDS encoding secondary thiamine-phosphate synthase enzyme YjbQ — protein MVASGKLAARRDWEETAVGGLSASPGRRDIQPMSQDSPAAGVSSGPAPHQCIGRITVRTRGPGLVDVTARVAAALREGRAGDGLLTLFVRHTSASLTIQENASPEVRDDLVDALDRLAPRDAGWRHDLEGPDDMPAHVKTMLTDVSLSIPVIAGAPALGTWQGIYLVEHRDRPHEREIVAHFIGAAI, from the coding sequence ATGGTGGCGTCCGGAAAGCTGGCGGCGCGGCGGGACTGGGAGGAAACCGCCGTCGGGGGGCTTTCCGCAAGCCCGGGACGGCGCGACATTCAGCCGATGAGCCAGGATTCTCCCGCCGCCGGCGTGTCGTCGGGCCCCGCGCCGCACCAGTGCATCGGGCGAATCACCGTCCGCACCCGCGGGCCGGGCCTCGTCGACGTCACCGCGCGCGTGGCGGCCGCGCTGCGCGAGGGGCGCGCGGGAGACGGGCTGCTCACGCTGTTCGTGCGCCACACCTCCGCCTCGCTCACCATCCAGGAGAATGCGAGCCCGGAGGTGCGCGACGACCTCGTGGACGCCTTGGACAGGCTCGCCCCGCGCGACGCCGGCTGGCGTCACGACCTCGAAGGGCCGGACGACATGCCGGCCCATGTGAAGACCATGCTGACCGATGTTTCGCTTTCGATTCCCGTGATTGCAGGCGCGCCCGCGCTCGGGACGTGGCAGGGGATTTATCTCGTCGAGCATCGCGATCGGCCGCATGAGCGGGAGATCGTGGCGCATTTCATCGGCGCGGCGATATGA
- a CDS encoding response regulator transcription factor — protein MTIAESSAYRLLIADDHPLFRTALKEAVKEEAAEIVEAGSFDAATKALEEDSSFDLVLLDLTMPGVSGFSGLMYLRAQYPAIPVVVVSANEDPATIRRCMDFGASGFIPKTLDVSQMRVAVRVVLAGDNWTPPDLDLSLATDDQTAKLVSRLGTLTPQQVRVLMMLSQGLLNKQIAYELSVSEATVKAHVSAILAKLGVESRTQAVIAASKIEAGQWPERAAS, from the coding sequence ATGACGATCGCCGAATCCTCCGCGTACCGCCTGCTCATTGCCGACGATCACCCGCTGTTCCGCACCGCACTCAAAGAAGCGGTGAAGGAAGAGGCGGCGGAGATCGTCGAAGCTGGATCCTTCGACGCCGCCACCAAAGCCCTCGAAGAGGACTCCTCCTTCGATCTGGTGCTGCTGGATCTGACGATGCCCGGCGTCAGCGGCTTCTCCGGCCTGATGTACCTGCGCGCGCAGTACCCCGCGATCCCGGTGGTCGTGGTGTCGGCCAACGAGGACCCGGCGACCATTCGCCGCTGCATGGACTTCGGCGCCTCGGGCTTCATTCCCAAGACCCTCGACGTCTCCCAGATGCGCGTCGCCGTGCGCGTCGTGCTGGCCGGCGACAACTGGACGCCGCCGGACCTCGACCTGTCGCTCGCGACCGACGACCAGACCGCCAAGCTTGTCTCCCGCCTCGGCACGCTGACGCCCCAGCAGGTCCGCGTGCTGATGATGCTGAGCCAGGGCCTGCTCAACAAGCAGATCGCCTACGAGCTCAGCGTCTCCGAGGCGACGGTGAAGGCGCACGTCTCTGCGATCCTCGCCAAGCTCGGCGTCGAGAGCCGCACCCAGGCGGTCATCGCCGCCTCCAAGATCGAAGCCGGCCAGTGGCCGGAGCGCGCGGCGAGCTGA
- a CDS encoding PAS domain-containing hybrid sensor histidine kinase/response regulator: MQGWIIVAVAAAYLALLLGVAAYGEARRPAWLAGRIRPHLYALGLGVYCTAWAFAGSVGLAANSGWTFFALTLGAVVAIGAFRPLVARVVRLAKANNITSIADLIGARYGKSQRVAGLVAIAAVIGATPYLALQLKAITLALGTALGRDLPVDPALAAALALAVFACLFGTRQVEATERHEGLMLAIATESVVKLGAFLAVGAFVVWSLFDGPTDLYARASAAGVLAPFEHAPSAASFAALALLSFLGAFLLPRQFHVTVVEARDADETATAAWLFPLYAVAMSLFVAPIAAAGLTTFGAGRGVDPDVYVLALPLAADAPWVAVIALTGVLSAATAMVLVESVALSIMVSNDLVIPALLKGPETSRPDMSRRLLGFRRLAIVVILLGAYAAHRLAGAAQLASLGLLSLAAIAQLAPAFFGGLAWRRATARGAIAGLSVGLVTWAWTLAVPALASHWPGSVAFLDDGPYGLAWLAPRSLFGAGMDDPLAHGVFWSLLLNTLAFVLVSLLRAPSQIESQQAEAFSDGGAPPAPAQAAGSFRPWRSRVTTSDLVQTVGRYLGADRADRAFAGFARGRGVPLEPKAEADVQTLRFAEHLLASAIGAASSRLVLSLLLSRRNVTTQDALRLLDDASAAMQSNRDVLQTALDNARQGITAIDGDMKLVAWNREFRELFDLPEQMIHAGVGLDDIFRFNAARGLYGPVHEEEFVADRIQRFVVRLETLRTRLQPSGRVIEIRSARMPDGGVVTTYTDITETVNAQQALELANENLERRVRERTRELTRLNQELARAKTVADEANISKTRFLAAASHDILQPLNAARLFATSLVERTTPEEDFGRLSRNVDASLDAVEEILSALLDISRLDTGAMKPELSVFRLDEITGQLGREFAPVAADKGLKLAVVPTSLAVRSDRRLLRRLLQNLVSNAIKYTPAGRVIVGVRRLPDSRIRVEVWDTGLGIASGQQQLVFREFKRLEQGAKVAPGLGLGLSIVERIARVLDHPLTLRSKPGMGSVFSIELPTAVALPAPKPVEGLVGSRGAALVGLVVLAIDNEPAILDGMATLLSGWGCTALTAANQREAEALMRARKLTPDALLADYHLDEADGLEAIVNLRWKLGQPIPAILITADRSPGLREQAAEKDVQVLPKPIRPAALRALLAQLLAQRAAAAE, translated from the coding sequence GTGCAGGGCTGGATCATCGTCGCGGTCGCCGCCGCCTACCTCGCCCTTCTGCTCGGCGTCGCGGCCTATGGCGAGGCGCGGCGGCCGGCCTGGCTCGCCGGCCGCATCCGCCCGCATCTCTATGCGCTCGGTCTCGGCGTCTACTGCACCGCCTGGGCCTTCGCCGGCTCGGTCGGCCTGGCGGCGAACTCAGGCTGGACCTTCTTCGCGCTGACGCTCGGCGCAGTGGTCGCGATCGGCGCGTTCCGGCCGCTCGTCGCGCGGGTGGTCCGGCTCGCCAAGGCCAACAACATCACTTCGATCGCCGACCTGATCGGCGCCCGCTACGGCAAGAGCCAACGGGTCGCGGGTCTCGTCGCGATCGCCGCCGTGATCGGCGCGACGCCCTATCTCGCGCTGCAGCTCAAGGCCATCACCCTCGCGCTCGGAACGGCGCTGGGGCGCGATCTGCCGGTCGATCCCGCGCTCGCCGCCGCGCTCGCGCTCGCGGTCTTCGCCTGCCTGTTCGGCACCCGGCAGGTGGAGGCGACCGAGCGCCACGAGGGGCTCATGCTGGCGATCGCGACTGAATCGGTCGTGAAGCTCGGCGCGTTCCTCGCCGTCGGCGCTTTCGTGGTCTGGAGCCTGTTCGACGGCCCGACGGACCTCTATGCTCGGGCGTCCGCGGCCGGCGTGCTGGCGCCCTTCGAGCACGCGCCGTCCGCCGCCTCCTTCGCCGCGCTCGCGTTGCTCTCGTTCCTCGGCGCCTTCCTGCTTCCGCGCCAGTTCCACGTGACGGTGGTCGAGGCCCGCGACGCCGACGAGACCGCCACGGCCGCCTGGCTGTTCCCGCTCTACGCCGTGGCTATGAGCCTGTTCGTCGCGCCGATCGCGGCGGCGGGGCTGACGACCTTCGGAGCCGGGCGCGGGGTCGACCCGGACGTCTACGTGCTCGCCCTGCCGCTCGCCGCCGATGCGCCCTGGGTCGCGGTGATTGCGCTCACCGGCGTGCTGTCGGCGGCGACCGCGATGGTGCTGGTGGAGAGCGTCGCCCTCTCCATCATGGTGTCGAACGACCTCGTCATTCCCGCCCTGCTGAAGGGCCCCGAGACCTCCCGGCCGGACATGAGCCGCCGGCTGCTCGGCTTCCGGCGGCTCGCGATCGTGGTGATCCTGCTGGGCGCCTACGCCGCCCACCGGCTGGCGGGCGCCGCGCAGCTGGCGAGCCTCGGCCTGCTGTCGCTGGCGGCGATCGCGCAGCTCGCTCCCGCCTTCTTCGGCGGCCTCGCCTGGCGGCGCGCGACGGCGCGCGGCGCGATCGCCGGTCTCTCCGTCGGCCTTGTGACATGGGCCTGGACGCTCGCCGTCCCGGCTCTCGCCAGCCACTGGCCGGGTTCCGTCGCGTTCCTGGACGACGGGCCCTACGGCCTCGCATGGCTCGCGCCGCGCAGCCTGTTCGGCGCCGGCATGGACGATCCCCTGGCCCATGGCGTGTTCTGGAGCCTGCTGCTCAACACGCTCGCCTTCGTGCTCGTCTCCCTGCTCCGCGCGCCGTCCCAGATCGAGAGCCAGCAGGCGGAGGCCTTCTCGGACGGCGGCGCGCCGCCTGCGCCCGCACAGGCCGCCGGCAGCTTCCGCCCCTGGCGCTCGCGCGTGACGACGAGCGACCTCGTCCAGACCGTCGGACGTTACCTCGGCGCCGACCGGGCCGACCGGGCCTTCGCCGGCTTCGCCCGCGGCCGCGGCGTGCCGCTGGAGCCGAAGGCGGAGGCCGACGTGCAGACGCTGCGCTTCGCCGAACACCTGCTCGCCTCCGCCATCGGCGCCGCCTCCTCGCGCCTCGTGCTATCGCTGCTGCTCAGCCGCCGCAACGTGACGACCCAGGACGCTCTGCGGCTGCTCGACGACGCCTCCGCCGCCATGCAGTCGAACCGCGACGTGCTGCAGACCGCGCTCGACAACGCCCGCCAGGGCATCACCGCGATCGACGGCGACATGAAGCTGGTCGCCTGGAACCGCGAGTTCCGGGAGCTGTTCGACCTGCCGGAACAGATGATCCACGCCGGCGTCGGCCTCGACGACATCTTCCGCTTCAACGCCGCTCGCGGACTCTACGGCCCGGTGCACGAGGAGGAGTTCGTCGCCGACCGCATCCAGCGCTTCGTGGTGCGGCTGGAGACCCTGCGCACCCGCCTGCAGCCCTCGGGGCGCGTGATCGAGATCCGCTCCGCCCGCATGCCGGATGGCGGCGTAGTGACGACCTACACCGACATCACCGAGACGGTGAACGCCCAGCAGGCGCTGGAGCTTGCGAACGAGAACCTCGAGCGCCGGGTGCGCGAGCGCACCCGCGAGCTGACGCGTCTGAACCAGGAGCTCGCCCGCGCCAAGACGGTGGCCGACGAGGCCAACATCTCGAAGACGCGCTTTCTCGCGGCCGCCAGCCACGACATCCTGCAGCCGCTGAACGCCGCGCGGCTGTTCGCGACCAGCCTGGTGGAGCGGACGACGCCCGAGGAGGACTTCGGCCGGCTGTCGCGCAACGTCGACGCCTCGCTGGACGCGGTCGAGGAGATCCTCTCCGCCCTGCTCGACATCTCGCGGCTCGACACCGGCGCGATGAAGCCCGAGCTCTCGGTGTTCCGCCTCGACGAGATCACCGGCCAGCTCGGCCGCGAGTTCGCGCCGGTCGCGGCCGACAAGGGACTGAAGCTCGCGGTGGTGCCGACCAGCCTCGCCGTGCGCTCCGATCGCCGGCTGCTGCGCCGCCTGCTGCAGAACCTCGTTTCCAACGCCATCAAGTACACGCCGGCCGGCCGCGTCATCGTCGGCGTGCGCCGCCTGCCGGACAGCCGGATCCGGGTCGAGGTGTGGGACACCGGCCTCGGCATCGCCTCGGGCCAGCAGCAACTGGTGTTCCGCGAGTTCAAGCGCCTCGAACAGGGCGCCAAGGTCGCCCCGGGGCTCGGCCTCGGCCTCTCGATCGTGGAGCGCATCGCGCGCGTGCTCGACCATCCCCTGACGCTGCGCTCCAAGCCGGGGATGGGCTCGGTGTTCTCGATCGAGCTGCCGACCGCGGTGGCGCTGCCCGCGCCGAAGCCCGTCGAGGGTCTCGTCGGCTCGCGCGGCGCCGCGCTTGTCGGCCTCGTGGTGCTCGCGATCGACAACGAGCCGGCGATCCTCGACGGCATGGCGACCTTGCTGAGCGGCTGGGGCTGCACCGCGCTCACCGCCGCCAACCAGCGCGAGGCCGAAGCGCTGATGCGCGCGCGCAAGCTGACGCCCGACGCGCTGCTGGCCGACTACCACCTCGACGAGGCGGACGGGCTGGAGGCGATCGTCAACCTGCGCTGGAAGCTCGGGCAGCCGATCCCTGCGATCCTGATCACCGCTGATCGATCGCCGGGCCTGCGGGAGCAGGCGGCGGAGAAGGACGTCCAGGTGCTTCCGAAACCGATCCGTCCCGCCGCGCTCCGCGCATTGCTCGCCCAGCTCCTCGCCCAACGCGCCGCGGCGGCGGAGTGA
- the mscL gene encoding large conductance mechanosensitive channel protein MscL → MLQEFKEFAMKGNVVDLAVGVIIGAAFGKIIESLVGDIFMPIIGSIVGGLDFSNYFLGLSSAVNATSLAEAKKQGAVLAYGNFLTIAINFAIIAFILFLIIKAVNRLKKKEEAKPAAVAETPQDVKLLGEIRDLLAGRQAQV, encoded by the coding sequence GTGCTCCAGGAATTCAAAGAGTTCGCCATGAAGGGCAACGTCGTCGACCTCGCGGTCGGCGTCATCATCGGCGCGGCCTTCGGCAAGATCATTGAAAGCCTCGTCGGCGACATCTTCATGCCGATCATCGGCTCGATCGTCGGCGGGCTGGATTTCTCGAACTACTTCCTCGGCCTGTCCTCCGCCGTCAACGCCACCTCGCTGGCCGAGGCCAAGAAGCAGGGCGCGGTTCTCGCCTACGGTAACTTCCTGACGATCGCCATCAACTTCGCGATCATCGCTTTCATCCTGTTCCTGATCATCAAGGCGGTGAACCGCTTGAAGAAAAAAGAAGAGGCAAAGCCCGCCGCCGTCGCCGAGACGCCGCAGGACGTGAAGCTGCTCGGCGAAATCCGCGATCTGCTCGCCGGCCGTCAGGCGCAGGTCTGA
- a CDS encoding glutathione S-transferase family protein, producing MAPRFVLHHHPQSRAQRVRWLLEESGEAYELVAHDFEARTHKAPDFLALNPDGKLPTLIDRGPNGTWSTVVTESAAIVIHVADAAAVDGLAPPPSDPARGAYLNWIVYMAAAVEPALADAAYPRASPPPASAIGWPPFEATVARIAAQLARTPYIVGARFTAADVMVGSMLGWTRSWGRLPEPKRFDDYLVRIAARPANQKVFG from the coding sequence GTGGCCCCGCGCTTCGTCCTGCATCACCATCCGCAGTCGCGCGCGCAGCGGGTGCGGTGGCTGCTCGAGGAAAGCGGCGAGGCTTACGAACTCGTCGCCCACGACTTCGAAGCGCGCACCCACAAGGCGCCGGACTTCCTGGCGCTCAACCCGGACGGCAAGCTGCCGACGCTGATCGACCGTGGTCCCAACGGGACGTGGTCGACCGTGGTGACCGAAAGCGCGGCGATCGTGATCCATGTCGCCGATGCCGCGGCGGTGGACGGCCTCGCGCCGCCGCCGAGCGACCCGGCGCGCGGCGCCTACCTGAACTGGATCGTCTACATGGCGGCGGCGGTGGAGCCCGCGCTCGCCGACGCCGCCTACCCACGCGCGTCTCCGCCGCCCGCCTCGGCGATCGGGTGGCCGCCCTTCGAGGCGACGGTGGCGCGCATCGCGGCGCAGCTCGCCCGGACGCCCTACATCGTCGGCGCTCGTTTCACCGCGGCCGACGTCATGGTCGGGTCGATGCTCGGGTGGACGCGGTCCTGGGGGCGGCTTCCCGAACCGAAGCGTTTCGACGACTACCTCGTGCGGATCGCCGCCCGGCCAGCGAACCAGAAGGTGTTCGGCTGA
- the dapE gene encoding succinyl-diaminopimelate desuccinylase, which yields MDPRDPVAVAQALIACRSVTPEEGGAHALLERLLAPLGFEIHRPVFSDEGTPDIANLYARRGAGEAFVFAGHTDVVPPGDEARWSHEPFSGTIVGDELYGRGAVDMKGAVACMVAAVARALEGGGELGGPVAFLITGDEEGPAINGTAKLLEWAHARGERFSGCLLGEPTNPEALGDVAKIGRRGSLSGVVTLPGLQGHVAYPHLARNPVRELAPALTALMGEPLDEGTEHFEPSNLEVVGVRSGTGAYNVIPGDAALQFNVRYNDLHTSASLMALIAERLDDAIGAGNYALAFERPNAEAFLTPQGPLVETLCAAVEAETGRRPALTTGGGTSDARFIKSYCPVVEFGLVGQTMHQIDERVAVADLETLTRIYQRALATAFG from the coding sequence ATCGACCCCCGAGATCCCGTCGCGGTCGCGCAGGCGCTGATCGCCTGCCGGAGCGTGACGCCCGAGGAAGGCGGAGCCCACGCCCTGCTGGAGCGGCTGCTGGCGCCGCTCGGCTTCGAGATCCACCGCCCGGTGTTCTCCGACGAGGGCACGCCGGACATCGCGAACCTCTACGCCCGGCGCGGCGCCGGCGAAGCCTTCGTGTTCGCCGGCCACACCGACGTGGTCCCGCCCGGCGACGAGGCCCGCTGGAGCCATGAGCCGTTCTCAGGGACGATCGTCGGCGACGAGCTCTACGGCCGCGGCGCGGTCGACATGAAGGGCGCGGTGGCCTGCATGGTGGCCGCGGTCGCCCGCGCGCTCGAGGGCGGCGGCGAGCTCGGCGGGCCGGTCGCCTTCCTCATCACCGGCGACGAGGAAGGTCCGGCGATCAACGGCACGGCGAAGCTGCTGGAATGGGCGCATGCGCGCGGCGAGCGTTTCTCCGGCTGCCTGCTGGGCGAGCCCACGAACCCTGAGGCCTTGGGCGACGTCGCGAAGATCGGTCGCCGCGGCAGCCTGTCGGGCGTGGTCACGCTTCCCGGCCTGCAGGGCCACGTCGCGTACCCCCACCTCGCCCGCAATCCCGTCCGGGAGCTCGCGCCCGCGCTCACCGCGCTGATGGGCGAGCCGCTGGACGAGGGGACGGAGCACTTCGAGCCGTCGAACCTCGAGGTCGTCGGCGTCCGCAGCGGGACGGGCGCCTACAACGTCATCCCCGGCGACGCCGCCCTGCAGTTCAACGTGCGCTACAACGATCTCCACACCTCGGCGAGCCTGATGGCGCTGATCGCCGAGCGGCTCGACGACGCCATCGGCGCGGGCAACTACGCGCTCGCCTTCGAGCGGCCGAACGCCGAGGCCTTCCTGACGCCGCAGGGTCCGCTGGTCGAGACGCTCTGCGCGGCCGTCGAGGCCGAGACCGGGCGGCGGCCGGCGCTCACCACCGGCGGCGGCACCTCCGACGCGCGGTTCATCAAGAGCTACTGCCCGGTGGTGGAGTTCGGCCTCGTCGGCCAGACCATGCACCAGATCGACGAGCGGGTGGCGGTCGCCGACCTCGAGACGCTGACGCGCATCTACCAGCGGGCGCTCGCGACCGCCTTCGGCTGA
- the dapD gene encoding 2,3,4,5-tetrahydropyridine-2,6-dicarboxylate N-succinyltransferase, with amino-acid sequence MSHADIAAVIDDAWERRAEIGATTTGPVREAVEHALSSMDKGHLRIAVPENGKWTVHQWVKKAVLLSFRLNDMERIPGGPGQSAWWDKVPSKFEGWGDEQFKEAGFRAVPGAIVRRSAYVAPGVVLMPSFVNVGAYVDSGTMVDTWVTVGSCAQIGKNVHLSGGVGIGGVLEPLQAGPVIIEDDCFIGARSEVVEGVIVRKGSVLSMGVFISATTKIIDRATGEVFVGEVPEYSVVVPGSLPGKPLPNGQPGPSLYCAVIVKRVDAQTRSKTAINELLRD; translated from the coding sequence ATGAGCCATGCCGACATCGCCGCCGTGATCGACGACGCCTGGGAGCGCCGGGCGGAGATCGGCGCGACCACCACGGGGCCCGTGCGCGAAGCGGTCGAGCACGCGCTGTCGTCGATGGACAAGGGCCACCTGCGCATCGCGGTGCCGGAGAACGGCAAGTGGACCGTGCACCAGTGGGTCAAGAAGGCCGTCCTGCTGTCGTTCCGCCTCAACGACATGGAGCGCATCCCCGGCGGGCCCGGCCAGTCCGCCTGGTGGGACAAGGTGCCCTCCAAGTTCGAGGGCTGGGGCGACGAACAGTTCAAGGAGGCCGGCTTCCGCGCCGTGCCCGGCGCGATCGTGCGCCGCTCGGCCTATGTGGCTCCGGGCGTGGTGCTGATGCCGTCCTTCGTCAACGTCGGCGCTTATGTGGATAGCGGCACGATGGTCGACACCTGGGTGACGGTCGGCTCCTGCGCCCAGATCGGCAAGAACGTGCATCTCTCCGGCGGCGTCGGCATCGGCGGCGTGCTCGAGCCGCTGCAGGCCGGCCCCGTCATCATCGAGGACGACTGCTTCATCGGCGCGCGCTCCGAGGTCGTGGAGGGCGTCATCGTCCGCAAGGGCTCGGTGCTGTCCATGGGCGTGTTCATCTCGGCGACCACCAAGATCATCGACCGCGCCACCGGCGAGGTCTTTGTCGGCGAAGTGCCGGAGTACTCGGTCGTCGTCCCCGGCTCGCTGCCCGGCAAGCCGCTGCCGAACGGCCAGCCCGGCCCCTCGCTCTACTGCGCGGTGATCGTAAAGCGCGTCGACGCCCAGACCCGCTCCAAGACCGCCATCAACGAGTTGCTCAGGGACTGA